In Fodinibius saliphilus, a genomic segment contains:
- a CDS encoding dihydrodipicolinate reductase C-terminal domain-containing protein, translating into MKFAVIGTGKTGGKVLEILDKDQIVGPFDSTNKPSAKELEKADAAILFVPGPAVEELIEPLLESGIPAAWGTTGYEWPGDLDAQLKQKNIKWLRASNFSLGMNIVRRCLNVIGQSSSVLTDPTFHIHEIHHVHKQDAPSGTAISWEEWLGKDAEITSERKGDIKGIHQLEVSSDTESIKLEHEAHDRKIFAEGAIWAAEQLVKEEVDPGFHRLSTIFDNIMKQL; encoded by the coding sequence ATGAAATTTGCTGTTATTGGAACCGGTAAAACTGGTGGTAAAGTATTAGAAATTCTTGACAAAGATCAGATTGTAGGTCCCTTTGATTCTACAAATAAACCTTCTGCAAAGGAGCTTGAGAAAGCGGATGCGGCGATTCTATTTGTGCCCGGGCCCGCAGTCGAAGAGCTGATAGAACCTCTGCTGGAGTCGGGGATACCTGCTGCATGGGGTACTACGGGATATGAGTGGCCCGGTGACTTGGATGCCCAGTTAAAACAGAAAAATATTAAATGGCTGCGAGCATCAAATTTTAGTTTGGGGATGAATATTGTGCGTCGATGTCTTAACGTGATTGGGCAGAGTTCATCGGTACTTACTGATCCTACTTTTCATATTCATGAGATCCACCATGTTCACAAACAGGATGCCCCCAGTGGTACAGCTATATCCTGGGAAGAGTGGCTTGGCAAGGATGCTGAAATAACCTCTGAGCGTAAAGGAGATATCAAAGGGATTCATCAGCTGGAAGTATCTTCTGATACAGAATCTATTAAACTGGAACATGAAGCACACGATCGAAAGATTTTTGCTGAGGGTGCCATATGGGCAGCTGAACAATTGGTGAAAGAGGAGGTAGATCCTGGTTTTCACCGTCTTTCCACTATCTTTGATAATATAATGAAACAATTATGA
- a CDS encoding ankyrin repeat domain-containing protein, translated as MEENAFLEAAENGDRVEVKQRLQHGEDVNTADEHNRTALMKAAKHGHLNVVQILLEHGADVNIRDNRGTNALYWASNNGYQDIVQLLIQHHSDVSVVDDRGWTAKDQASTHHYDDIVHMLESAGA; from the coding sequence ATGGAAGAAAACGCTTTTCTAGAAGCAGCAGAGAACGGAGATAGAGTAGAAGTGAAACAACGTCTTCAACATGGCGAAGATGTTAATACTGCTGATGAGCACAATCGTACAGCATTGATGAAAGCAGCAAAGCACGGACACCTTAATGTTGTGCAGATACTTTTGGAACATGGAGCTGATGTTAATATTCGAGATAATCGTGGAACAAATGCTTTATATTGGGCCTCGAACAACGGTTATCAAGATATCGTACAGCTCTTAATTCAACATCACAGTGATGTTAGTGTGGTGGATGATCGAGGTTGGACCGCCAAGGATCAAGCAAGCACTCACCATTATGATGACATAGTGCATATGCTTGAAAGTGCGGGAGCGTAG
- a CDS encoding SAM-dependent methyltransferase produces MAADKSEKGTLYLIPNTLGKTPENNTIPEYVLNIIRKLDVLIVENVQTTSRYLQWVGETIPEYEIDFFLLNKKTPVQEIISFISPLKQGKDAGLISEAGCPVVADPGSELIKLAHDNDINVSPLVGPSSILLALMGSGFNGQQFSFHGYLPINKNKRQSAIVDLENESRKKGSTQIFMEAPHRNDAVKKDVIRLCQPQTRFCTATNLTLPQEDIRSQKISEWRKNTGPSIHKEPTIFLIHA; encoded by the coding sequence ATGGCTGCGGATAAATCTGAGAAAGGAACCCTTTATCTTATTCCTAATACGCTGGGCAAAACCCCTGAAAATAATACGATTCCCGAATATGTATTAAACATTATTCGGAAGCTAGATGTGCTCATTGTTGAAAACGTACAAACGACATCGCGATATCTGCAATGGGTGGGTGAAACGATACCGGAATATGAAATTGATTTCTTTCTTTTAAATAAAAAGACACCGGTACAAGAAATTATTTCTTTTATAAGCCCCTTAAAACAGGGAAAAGATGCCGGGTTAATTTCTGAGGCGGGCTGTCCGGTTGTTGCTGATCCGGGCTCAGAGCTCATCAAACTAGCCCACGATAATGACATTAACGTTTCACCGCTGGTAGGTCCCTCATCTATCCTGCTGGCTTTGATGGGCTCCGGGTTTAACGGGCAGCAGTTTAGTTTTCACGGCTACCTGCCCATTAATAAGAACAAACGCCAATCAGCCATCGTTGACCTTGAAAATGAATCAAGAAAAAAGGGAAGCACTCAAATATTTATGGAAGCCCCCCACCGCAATGATGCCGTAAAAAAAGATGTAATCAGGCTTTGCCAACCCCAAACACGGTTTTGTACCGCTACAAATCTCACACTTCCCCAAGAAGATATTCGTTCTCAGAAGATATCGGAATGGCGTAAAAATACCGGCCCCTCTATTCACAAAGAACCGACTATATTTCTGATCCATGCATAA
- a CDS encoding DUF819 domain-containing protein encodes MFNILATPVFTNDAVVLGILLVILAAIFITSNSDNPKWQKFYTFVPSLLLCYFIPSILNSMGLISGEESNLYFVASRYLLPASLVLLTISIDFKGIIGLGPKAIIMFLAGTVGIVIGGPLALITVSYFAPEMTGGAGPEALWRGLSTVAGSWIGGGANQTAMFEVFDPSAKLFSAMVTVDIIVANIWLAFLLYGAGISEKIDAWFKADASPITELRKKIEDYKASIAKIATLADITTIVAVAFAITAIGHLGADFMAPLIGENFPELSKLSLDSRFFWIIVIATTGGLVLSFTRARKLEGAGASKIGSLFLYVLVATIGMKMDVLAIFENPGFFLIGLFWIIIHVIILFITAKVINAPFFFVAVGSQANVGGAASAPIVASAFHPALAPVGVLLAVLGYALGTYAAWFCAILMKYASM; translated from the coding sequence ATGTTTAATATTCTTGCTACTCCGGTTTTTACAAATGATGCTGTTGTACTGGGAATTCTCCTAGTCATTTTGGCGGCTATCTTTATTACCTCGAACAGTGACAATCCCAAATGGCAAAAATTCTATACCTTTGTGCCATCGCTGTTGCTCTGCTATTTTATCCCATCGATACTAAATTCGATGGGACTGATATCCGGAGAAGAATCCAATTTATACTTTGTAGCTTCTCGATATCTCCTACCAGCCAGTTTAGTACTACTAACTATCAGTATCGATTTTAAAGGAATAATTGGTCTTGGTCCCAAAGCAATTATCATGTTCTTAGCAGGAACAGTAGGTATCGTTATTGGTGGGCCACTAGCCTTAATTACGGTTAGTTACTTTGCGCCGGAAATGACGGGCGGTGCCGGTCCCGAGGCTTTATGGCGAGGACTTTCAACCGTTGCAGGAAGCTGGATTGGTGGCGGGGCCAACCAAACAGCGATGTTCGAAGTCTTTGACCCCAGTGCTAAACTTTTTTCAGCAATGGTTACAGTAGATATTATTGTAGCAAATATCTGGCTTGCCTTTCTTCTTTATGGGGCAGGCATTTCAGAGAAAATTGATGCATGGTTTAAGGCTGATGCTTCTCCAATTACGGAATTGCGTAAAAAAATTGAGGACTATAAAGCCAGTATTGCTAAAATAGCAACACTCGCTGATATCACTACAATCGTTGCTGTTGCTTTTGCAATAACCGCGATAGGTCATTTGGGCGCTGACTTTATGGCTCCTTTAATCGGCGAAAACTTCCCCGAACTCAGCAAGCTTAGCCTGGATTCCCGCTTTTTCTGGATTATTGTAATTGCAACCACAGGTGGCTTGGTGCTCTCCTTTACACGAGCCCGCAAACTTGAGGGTGCCGGTGCGTCAAAAATCGGAAGCCTATTTTTATACGTTTTAGTAGCTACAATAGGGATGAAAATGGATGTATTGGCTATTTTCGAAAATCCGGGCTTCTTCCTCATTGGTCTTTTCTGGATCATTATTCACGTCATAATCCTCTTCATAACAGCAAAAGTTATCAATGCCCCTTTCTTCTTTGTAGCGGTGGGTAGTCAAGCCAATGTTGGCGGGGCTGCCTCAGCTCCTATCGTTGCTTCGGCCTTTCACCCGGCCCTGGCCCCTGTGGGTGTTTTGTTGGCTGTCTTGGGATACGCCCTCGGAACCTATGCCGCTTGGTTTTGCGCTATATTGATGAAATATGCCAGTATGTAA
- the thrA gene encoding bifunctional aspartate kinase/homoserine dehydrogenase I, with product MRVLKFGGSSVGSADAILQVESIINKKKQDHHLAVVVSAFEGVTDLLEDAIEKASNGDEQYQEILHTLEERHITVIKELIGIENQSSTLAQFKMMFNELDDVLHGVSLTRELTNRTRDFVLGFGERFSAFIISEFLNDTDTAADYLDAREVIKTDEQFGEARVLFDETYENIRTYFGRAEPDIVQIVTGFVASTLSGVSTTLGRGGSDYTAAIISAALNAETIELWTDIEGLMTADPRKVERYFVIPHLSYEEAMELSHFGAKVVYPPTLQPAMKASIPIQIKNTFKPGEEGTTISNESHPGPSVIKGISSIDNITLLTVRGSGMIGVTGISARLFRALADAGINIIMITQASSEHTICVAVLPDQAEAAQAAIESEFKYELKDDVIDEVKIEKDLSIVAVVSDDMRHKPGISGRVFQALGQNGINVVATAQGSSERNISIVVDRSNETKTLNTLHDAFFMANVKTVNLFLIGVGLIGGKLLELMKKQTKQLLAEYHLELKITGISNSKSFLIDRDGIAIDEWEERLAVEGDGADIDGFIEKMAGLNLSNSIFIDCTASEEIADEYDEILKSNISIVTANKKANSSSLETYEKLQKLAFKHNVAYLYETNVGAGLPVVATLKEQILTGDDVMRIEGVLSGTLSYIFNTYDGSIPFSEVVRTAREKGYTEPDPREDLNGQDVGRKLLILTREAGFKLEFENIDIENLVPKEARSVEKVDQFFEILSDYDSEFMKLYEGAAENDNKLCYIARYEDGNASVKLESIAPDHPFYGLDGSDNIVAFKTRHYKDSPIVVKGPGAGAEVTASGIIADILRISNAPSFRKEW from the coding sequence ATGCGCGTATTAAAATTTGGCGGATCCTCAGTTGGGTCCGCTGATGCTATTCTGCAGGTAGAAAGTATTATCAATAAGAAAAAGCAAGACCATCACTTAGCGGTGGTGGTTTCTGCTTTTGAAGGGGTAACAGATCTACTTGAGGACGCTATTGAAAAAGCATCAAACGGAGACGAACAATATCAAGAGATATTACATACACTTGAAGAGCGGCACATTACAGTAATTAAAGAGCTTATCGGTATTGAAAATCAAAGTTCAACACTGGCTCAATTTAAAATGATGTTTAATGAGCTGGATGATGTCTTACATGGCGTTTCATTGACCCGAGAGCTTACTAACCGAACCCGAGATTTTGTTTTAGGTTTTGGAGAACGTTTTTCAGCTTTTATTATTAGCGAATTTTTAAATGATACTGATACTGCAGCTGATTATTTGGATGCCCGGGAAGTTATTAAAACTGACGAGCAGTTTGGGGAGGCACGGGTGCTGTTTGATGAAACCTATGAAAATATCAGAACCTATTTCGGCCGAGCGGAGCCTGATATTGTACAGATAGTAACGGGATTTGTAGCTTCTACTTTATCGGGAGTTTCAACAACATTGGGACGGGGTGGATCAGACTATACCGCTGCAATAATCAGTGCAGCATTAAATGCTGAGACTATTGAGTTATGGACAGATATTGAAGGACTCATGACTGCTGATCCGAGAAAGGTAGAACGCTATTTTGTTATTCCTCATCTTTCTTATGAAGAAGCGATGGAGCTCTCCCATTTTGGAGCGAAGGTGGTATATCCGCCTACCCTTCAACCTGCAATGAAAGCTTCTATCCCCATCCAAATAAAAAATACGTTTAAGCCCGGGGAAGAAGGCACAACAATTAGTAATGAATCACATCCCGGACCGTCAGTTATTAAGGGAATATCTTCAATTGATAATATAACTTTGCTCACTGTACGGGGCAGTGGGATGATTGGTGTGACCGGTATTTCGGCGCGATTATTTAGAGCTTTGGCAGATGCCGGTATCAACATTATCATGATTACCCAAGCATCATCAGAACATACGATCTGTGTGGCTGTTTTACCGGACCAAGCTGAGGCTGCACAAGCCGCTATTGAATCGGAGTTTAAGTATGAACTGAAAGATGATGTCATTGATGAAGTAAAGATTGAAAAAGACCTCTCTATTGTAGCGGTAGTAAGTGATGATATGAGGCATAAACCGGGGATATCGGGTCGGGTATTTCAGGCTTTGGGCCAAAACGGGATAAATGTAGTAGCCACAGCTCAAGGTTCTTCAGAGCGTAATATCTCAATTGTGGTAGACCGCTCTAATGAGACTAAAACTTTGAATACCCTCCATGACGCTTTTTTTATGGCGAATGTTAAAACGGTAAACCTCTTTCTTATTGGTGTTGGACTTATTGGGGGCAAGCTGTTAGAACTCATGAAAAAGCAGACGAAACAGCTTCTTGCAGAATACCATCTGGAGCTTAAAATTACGGGAATATCTAATAGTAAAAGTTTTCTGATCGATAGAGATGGTATTGCTATTGATGAATGGGAAGAGCGCTTGGCGGTAGAAGGAGACGGGGCCGATATTGATGGTTTTATAGAAAAGATGGCGGGACTAAACCTCTCGAATAGTATTTTTATCGATTGCACCGCCAGCGAGGAGATTGCTGATGAATATGATGAAATCCTTAAATCAAATATCTCAATTGTTACCGCAAATAAAAAAGCAAACTCCAGTTCATTGGAAACATACGAAAAGCTGCAAAAATTGGCTTTTAAACATAATGTAGCGTATTTGTATGAGACGAATGTAGGAGCGGGTTTGCCGGTTGTAGCAACCCTAAAAGAACAGATCCTAACTGGTGATGATGTGATGCGTATCGAGGGAGTGCTTTCGGGTACGTTGAGTTACATTTTTAATACCTATGATGGCAGCATACCTTTTAGTGAGGTAGTTCGTACAGCGCGTGAAAAAGGATATACCGAACCTGATCCCCGCGAAGACCTGAATGGACAGGATGTGGGCCGAAAACTACTCATATTAACAAGGGAAGCAGGATTTAAGCTTGAGTTCGAAAATATTGATATCGAAAATCTTGTACCCAAAGAAGCACGGTCGGTTGAAAAGGTAGATCAGTTTTTTGAGATTTTATCGGATTACGACTCTGAGTTTATGAAACTATATGAAGGGGCAGCTGAAAATGATAATAAGTTGTGCTATATCGCTCGGTACGAAGATGGAAATGCTTCGGTGAAGCTTGAGAGTATTGCCCCGGACCATCCTTTTTACGGCTTGGATGGCAGCGACAATATTGTGGCTTTTAAAACACGCCATTATAAAGATAGTCCTATTGTGGTAAAAGGTCCCGGAGCAGGAGCAGAGGTAACGGCCAGCGGTATTATCGCTGATATTCTGCGCATCAGTAATGCGCCTTCATTTAGAAAAGAGTGGTGA
- a CDS encoding 2,3,4,5-tetrahydropyridine-2,6-dicarboxylate N-succinyltransferase yields the protein MDWEDVLDKLETGELRAAEPKGDGWEANREVKEAILESFGEGKNTEYSGIYDGFVDKHNLPPRRFSANQQVRLVPGGSSVRRGAYVAPGVIIMPPAYINVGGYVDEGSMIDSHALVGSCAQVGKNVHLSAGVQLGGVLEPVGLSPVVIEDDCFIGAGSVVVEGILVKKGAVIAPGVTLSKSIPVYDCVNEEILGKGADIPERAVVVPGTRPMSSDWAKEQGLNVACPMIVKYRDADSDASLELEDALR from the coding sequence ATGGATTGGGAAGATGTTTTAGATAAATTGGAAACCGGTGAACTTCGAGCAGCAGAACCAAAAGGAGACGGCTGGGAAGCAAATCGGGAAGTGAAAGAAGCTATTTTAGAATCTTTTGGCGAAGGGAAAAATACGGAATACTCCGGCATTTATGATGGTTTCGTTGACAAGCATAATTTGCCACCTCGACGTTTTTCAGCTAACCAGCAAGTCCGGCTTGTGCCTGGTGGATCTTCGGTCCGGCGGGGTGCTTATGTAGCTCCCGGTGTAATTATTATGCCTCCTGCTTATATCAATGTTGGCGGATATGTCGATGAAGGTTCGATGATCGATAGCCATGCTCTGGTAGGATCATGTGCCCAAGTTGGTAAGAATGTACACCTTTCGGCAGGAGTACAGCTGGGTGGCGTGCTTGAGCCTGTAGGCTTATCCCCCGTTGTTATTGAGGATGACTGTTTCATTGGAGCAGGTTCAGTAGTAGTGGAAGGAATTTTAGTTAAAAAAGGAGCTGTAATTGCACCCGGTGTAACCCTTTCAAAATCTATACCTGTGTACGATTGTGTAAACGAAGAGATATTGGGTAAAGGGGCAGATATTCCTGAGCGAGCTGTTGTTGTTCCGGGAACACGGCCTATGAGTAGCGACTGGGCAAAAGAGCAGGGGTTAAATGTTGCATGTCCGATGATCGTCAAGTATCGTGACGCTGACAGTGATGCTTCCCTTGAACTAGAAGATGCATTACGTTAA
- a CDS encoding serine hydrolase, with product MRILKFVGAFVGTFLLIFFLAFGFNLDALSTLFKNSGDLQEGQEWVTQATSLRGLTDYIGENPQHSAVVSRSGINPDTTIAYNKDSLHTMGTLSNFFLITTYTRLVENEQINPDTLISIEDIDRYQLPYIDASNHENAKAVLTDEGYINTQNKAPLQALVSKAIIYNDLAISDYLYYKLGPAEIKRTISNLDLKNTDTPLPFSGLYIVSHPGLHGNDFKTHFDQLQSLPDSTFRDSVHEVTKKYINESAFHQLVNSHFSEQQGLGVGFKERRDLLHFFPKSTASELSQLMIKLEQDRILSPAISKRVKEIMSWPYKQQSLNSDFKYYGAIYDNRLGLLNGIDYGASVYSGEPFGQAVFFDSLQVAFWFHMSSNLMHQDYQQRLMWDPALRTATLQEINK from the coding sequence ATGCGTATCCTTAAATTTGTAGGTGCTTTTGTCGGCACATTTTTGCTCATCTTTTTTCTCGCTTTTGGCTTTAACCTTGATGCTCTTTCTACCCTTTTTAAAAACAGCGGAGACCTGCAAGAAGGACAAGAGTGGGTTACACAGGCAACCTCTCTTCGCGGATTAACTGACTATATTGGGGAAAACCCTCAACATTCAGCTGTGGTCTCTCGATCTGGCATCAATCCAGATACAACCATTGCATATAACAAAGACAGTCTTCACACGATGGGAACACTGTCAAACTTTTTTCTTATTACTACTTATACAAGATTGGTAGAAAACGAGCAGATTAATCCCGATACACTTATTTCGATTGAAGATATTGATCGCTACCAACTGCCTTATATAGATGCCTCAAATCACGAAAATGCTAAGGCAGTTCTGACTGATGAAGGCTATATTAATACTCAAAACAAGGCCCCATTGCAGGCGTTGGTGAGTAAAGCTATTATCTACAATGATTTAGCAATCTCGGATTATCTGTACTATAAATTGGGGCCAGCCGAAATCAAACGTACGATTTCAAATCTTGATTTAAAAAACACAGATACGCCCCTTCCTTTTTCAGGATTATATATTGTCTCACACCCCGGATTACACGGTAATGATTTCAAAACGCATTTTGACCAACTCCAATCACTCCCTGATAGCACTTTCCGAGATTCTGTACACGAAGTAACAAAAAAGTATATAAACGAATCCGCCTTCCATCAATTGGTCAATTCCCATTTTTCTGAGCAACAGGGATTAGGAGTAGGATTTAAAGAACGACGAGATTTACTGCATTTCTTCCCAAAATCTACAGCTTCAGAACTCTCGCAGTTAATGATAAAGCTAGAACAAGACCGTATACTTTCCCCGGCCATCTCGAAACGGGTAAAGGAAATAATGAGCTGGCCGTATAAGCAACAAAGCCTAAACAGTGATTTTAAGTATTATGGGGCTATATATGATAACCGTCTAGGGCTCCTAAATGGTATTGATTACGGGGCATCCGTATATTCAGGAGAACCCTTTGGACAAGCAGTGTTCTTTGACTCTCTTCAAGTTGCATTCTGGTTTCATATGAGTAGTAACCTGATGCACCAAGATTACCAACAGAGACTAATGTGGGATCCCGCCCTGCGAACGGCTACACTTCAGGAAATCAATAAATAG
- the dapA gene encoding 4-hydroxy-tetrahydrodipicolinate synthase, translating into MSLTDTQLYTAIVTPMKENGDLDLDGLASLIHRQDEAGNGVLILGSTGEGLALGLEDKKQVVKTATSLNIEVPIMVGVGGFNLRNQIAWIEYCHDFDVDSFLLVTPLYAKPGPKGQVKWFKSLLDTAERPCMLYNVPSRTGSKMSLLVLKELADHPNFAAVKEASGSIDDFQQYRKTADDIAFYSGDDGLLPFFAMAGCDGLVSVAANVWPKETHQYVDWCLDGRGPELLPLWQECTDILFKWPNPVPAKVLLQEKGWIENASLRPPLTTDEVDDISLLKNADNMIQQWYNKTNK; encoded by the coding sequence ATGAGTCTAACGGATACACAACTTTATACCGCAATTGTGACCCCCATGAAAGAAAACGGGGATCTCGATCTTGATGGACTTGCGTCACTTATTCATCGGCAAGATGAAGCCGGTAATGGTGTACTCATTCTGGGTAGTACCGGAGAAGGGCTTGCCCTTGGTCTAGAGGATAAGAAGCAAGTCGTAAAAACTGCAACGAGCTTAAATATAGAAGTACCTATTATGGTTGGGGTCGGGGGATTCAACCTCCGAAACCAGATCGCCTGGATAGAGTATTGTCATGATTTTGATGTTGATTCATTTTTATTGGTTACTCCGTTGTACGCAAAGCCGGGTCCCAAAGGACAGGTTAAATGGTTTAAATCACTGCTGGATACAGCTGAACGCCCCTGCATGCTCTATAATGTGCCATCACGTACAGGTTCGAAAATGAGTTTGCTTGTGTTAAAAGAGCTGGCCGATCATCCTAACTTCGCAGCAGTTAAAGAAGCCAGCGGTAGTATTGATGATTTTCAGCAGTACCGAAAAACAGCTGACGATATCGCTTTTTATAGTGGTGATGACGGTTTGTTGCCATTTTTTGCGATGGCAGGATGTGATGGCTTAGTTTCTGTGGCGGCAAATGTTTGGCCTAAAGAAACTCACCAATATGTTGATTGGTGCCTTGATGGCCGTGGACCGGAACTGTTACCATTATGGCAAGAATGCACGGATATATTATTCAAATGGCCCAATCCTGTACCGGCAAAGGTGCTGCTGCAGGAAAAGGGCTGGATTGAAAATGCATCACTACGCCCACCACTTACGACTGATGAGGTGGATGACATAAGCCTGTTGAAAAATGCTGATAATATGATCCAGCAGTGGTATAACAAAACAAATAAGTAG
- a CDS encoding dipeptidyl-peptidase 3 family protein gives MMKSITVKSICTLCLAVFWAISCTETTNNKKEGMSIDDRLNQYTEFTLDADLSGLSENQKKMIPLLIDAAKEMEEVFWMEAYGDKSKLMENLDNPKAKRFAEINYGPWDRLNGNEPFVNGVGAKPEGANFYPSDMTKEEFNNWDSEEKDDLYTLVRRDDDGDLKTVPYYEAFSAQHKKAAQKLKEAAELAEDEGLKKYLNLRAEALLTDNYRASDMAWMDMKENTIEVVIGPIETYEDQLFGYKAAHETFVLVKDKEWSERLSKYAKVLPELQKGLPVDEKYKQETPGRDSDLNAYDAIYYAGDANAGSKTIAINLPNDEEVQLEKGTRRLQLKNAMRAKYDKILEPISAELIAEDQRKNITFDAFFGNTMFHEVAHGLGIKNTITDKGTVREALKEYASALEEGKADVLGLYMVSELRKDKLVTEGSIEDNYVTFMASIFRSIRFGSSSAHGKANLIRFNYFKEKGAFAYDEESNTYRVNFDRIAKATDSLSNKILTLQGDGDYEGVEAFVEEYGKVGEQLQRSLDRLSEESIPVDVTFKQGKKVLGLE, from the coding sequence ATGATGAAATCAATAACTGTTAAAAGTATTTGTACGCTTTGTTTGGCTGTTTTTTGGGCGATCTCTTGTACAGAAACAACCAATAACAAAAAAGAAGGGATGAGTATAGATGATAGGCTAAATCAATATACCGAGTTTACTCTGGATGCTGATTTGTCGGGACTTAGTGAAAACCAAAAAAAGATGATCCCACTACTTATTGATGCTGCGAAGGAGATGGAAGAGGTGTTTTGGATGGAGGCCTATGGAGATAAGAGTAAGCTGATGGAGAACCTCGATAATCCCAAGGCGAAGCGTTTTGCAGAAATTAATTATGGCCCCTGGGATCGTTTGAATGGCAACGAGCCTTTTGTAAATGGTGTTGGCGCCAAGCCGGAAGGAGCCAACTTTTATCCCAGTGATATGACGAAAGAGGAATTTAATAACTGGGACTCTGAGGAAAAAGATGATTTATATACGCTGGTACGCCGCGATGATGATGGGGATCTAAAAACAGTCCCCTATTATGAAGCTTTTTCGGCCCAACATAAGAAAGCGGCTCAGAAGTTAAAGGAAGCAGCAGAATTAGCTGAAGATGAAGGACTTAAAAAATATCTCAACCTCCGTGCCGAAGCGTTATTAACAGATAATTACCGAGCCAGTGATATGGCGTGGATGGATATGAAAGAGAATACCATTGAAGTTGTTATCGGACCTATCGAAACTTATGAAGATCAACTGTTTGGATATAAAGCGGCTCACGAAACTTTTGTATTAGTCAAAGATAAAGAGTGGAGTGAACGGTTATCAAAATATGCGAAAGTGTTACCTGAACTGCAGAAAGGTTTACCGGTAGACGAGAAGTATAAACAGGAAACACCGGGCCGCGATTCTGATTTGAACGCTTACGATGCCATTTATTATGCCGGGGATGCTAATGCTGGCTCCAAAACTATTGCTATTAATTTGCCCAATGACGAGGAAGTACAGCTGGAAAAAGGTACACGGCGGTTACAGCTCAAAAATGCGATGCGGGCTAAATACGATAAGATATTAGAGCCGATTTCTGCGGAGTTAATTGCTGAAGATCAGCGTAAGAATATCACCTTCGATGCCTTCTTTGGAAACACCATGTTCCACGAAGTTGCACACGGGCTGGGTATTAAAAATACTATTACCGACAAGGGAACTGTGCGGGAAGCTCTAAAAGAGTATGCGTCAGCACTGGAAGAGGGGAAGGCCGATGTATTGGGACTTTATATGGTTTCTGAGTTAAGAAAAGACAAGCTGGTAACTGAAGGTTCGATAGAAGATAATTACGTAACTTTTATGGCAAGTATCTTCCGATCTATTCGTTTTGGCTCCTCAAGTGCACATGGTAAAGCCAATCTTATTCGATTCAATTATTTTAAGGAAAAAGGAGCTTTTGCTTATGATGAAGAATCAAATACCTATCGTGTTAACTTTGACAGGATTGCTAAAGCTACAGACTCTTTGTCGAATAAAATACTGACATTACAGGGTGATGGAGATTATGAGGGAGTAGAAGCCTTTGTTGAAGAGTATGGGAAAGTCGGTGAACAGCTGCAGCGGTCGCTGGATCGCCTTTCTGAGGAATCTATTCCCGTAGATGTTACTTTTAAACAGGGAAAAAAAGTGCTTGGTTTAGAGTAA